The following are encoded in a window of Armatimonas rosea genomic DNA:
- a CDS encoding DUF1553 domain-containing protein yields MRHFLCGVLLALGTVAHAQPPSQPTAAAILKARCLSCHGPEQAAAGVRFDKPLTAALAKKVLTAVAYDSTIKMPPSGKLAPNELAPLTAWARTTQPEKPHWAFSPLTPAPRGDNKELPNRISPPPGGGWGAGFVDHYLLAKLQAKGLHFSPEADRRTLIRRLSFDLTGLPPTPAEIAAFVSDKRPDAYEKLVDRLLASPGYGERWGRKWLDLVHYGDTHGYDKDKRRDNAWPYRDWVIGALNKDLPYSQFVQQQVAGDVLTPSDPSGIVATGFLVAGPWDFVGQAELREGTVDKEKTRALDRDDIVTNVMATFNSVTVHCARCHDHKFDPIPQKDYYRLQAVFSGIERGDRTYAEGEQPTPGSPSNGYHSAIEKTAEVEKWVQLSLPKPQPLDTLRLLPARPTDFADTPGFGFPVRFKIEVDGVVVDDQTTADFPNPGNAPYEIKLAGKVGRVVRITATKLWPRTGDFVFALAEVQLLSGGKNLGRTATVSARDSIQAGRWSTAFLNDGFDSRSGFGKLTYAALPHAPRTISLLNRGEVESPKEAVGPGALFGTVFPDTPDEGARRAALARWLTSKDNALTWRSIVNRVWQGHFGRGIVETLSDFGRNGAEPTHPELLDALALWFRDNGQSLKKLHRLIVTSRAYKQSVATNPKAELLDTDNHLLWRQNRRRLEAEEVRDSVLAVSGALDRRAGGPGFALFAFKDDHSPIYDHTDLAHITDPATFRRTVYRFTVRSVPNPLLDCLDCADPSINTPVRNTTLTALQSLALLNDPFLIDQSERFAKRLATLPKNQQVTEAFRLALGRSPRPTEHAQTLAFVQKNGLENLCRLLFNTSEFVFVD; encoded by the coding sequence GTGCGGCATTTTCTTTGCGGCGTTTTGCTGGCCCTGGGCACGGTAGCCCACGCCCAGCCCCCATCACAGCCCACAGCGGCGGCGATCCTCAAGGCGCGCTGCCTCTCCTGCCACGGCCCTGAGCAGGCAGCGGCGGGTGTCCGTTTTGACAAGCCCCTCACCGCAGCACTAGCGAAGAAAGTCCTTACCGCCGTCGCCTACGACAGCACGATCAAGATGCCCCCGAGCGGCAAGCTCGCCCCAAACGAGCTCGCGCCCCTCACCGCCTGGGCACGCACCACCCAGCCCGAAAAGCCCCACTGGGCATTCTCCCCCCTAACCCCCGCCCCGCGGGGGGACAATAAGGAACTCCCAAACCGCATATCTCCCCCGCCCGGCGGGGGGTGGGGGGCTGGCTTTGTCGACCACTATCTCCTCGCCAAGCTCCAGGCCAAGGGCCTGCACTTCTCGCCTGAGGCCGACCGTCGCACACTCATCCGCCGCCTGAGCTTTGACCTGACCGGTCTGCCGCCCACGCCTGCCGAGATCGCGGCGTTTGTGAGCGACAAGCGCCCCGATGCGTATGAAAAACTCGTGGATCGCTTGCTGGCATCGCCGGGCTATGGCGAGCGCTGGGGGCGCAAGTGGCTCGATCTGGTCCACTACGGCGACACCCACGGCTACGACAAGGACAAGCGCCGGGACAATGCCTGGCCCTACCGGGACTGGGTGATCGGAGCACTCAACAAAGACCTGCCCTATTCGCAGTTTGTGCAGCAACAAGTGGCCGGCGATGTGCTCACGCCCAGCGACCCCAGCGGGATTGTGGCGACCGGCTTTCTGGTGGCGGGACCGTGGGACTTTGTCGGGCAGGCAGAATTAAGAGAAGGCACCGTCGATAAAGAGAAGACACGGGCTCTGGACCGCGATGATATCGTCACCAATGTCATGGCGACCTTTAACAGCGTTACGGTCCACTGCGCCCGCTGCCATGACCACAAGTTCGACCCGATCCCACAGAAGGACTACTATAGGCTCCAGGCAGTTTTTTCTGGGATAGAGCGGGGTGACCGGACCTATGCGGAGGGCGAGCAGCCCACTCCGGGGAGCCCCAGCAACGGCTACCACAGCGCGATTGAGAAAACAGCGGAGGTCGAGAAGTGGGTGCAGCTCAGCCTGCCCAAGCCCCAGCCGCTCGACACGCTCCGCCTGCTGCCCGCACGCCCCACGGACTTTGCAGACACCCCCGGCTTTGGCTTCCCGGTGCGCTTCAAGATCGAGGTCGACGGTGTCGTGGTGGACGATCAGACCACGGCGGACTTTCCCAACCCCGGCAACGCGCCCTACGAGATCAAGCTGGCGGGCAAGGTAGGGCGGGTGGTTCGGATCACCGCCACCAAGCTCTGGCCGCGCACGGGTGACTTTGTCTTCGCCCTCGCCGAGGTGCAGCTTCTCTCGGGGGGGAAGAATCTCGGGCGGACGGCAACGGTCAGCGCGCGGGACAGTATCCAAGCCGGGCGGTGGAGCACTGCCTTCCTCAACGATGGCTTCGATAGCCGCAGCGGCTTTGGCAAGCTCACCTACGCCGCCCTGCCCCACGCGCCACGGACGATCTCCCTCCTCAACCGGGGCGAGGTCGAGAGCCCCAAGGAAGCGGTCGGGCCAGGGGCACTCTTTGGCACGGTCTTCCCCGACACGCCCGACGAAGGCGCACGCCGGGCGGCGCTGGCACGCTGGCTGACAAGCAAGGACAACGCGCTGACCTGGCGCAGTATTGTCAACCGGGTCTGGCAGGGGCACTTTGGGCGCGGGATTGTCGAGACCCTGAGCGACTTTGGCAGGAACGGCGCCGAGCCCACGCACCCGGAGCTGCTCGATGCCCTCGCCCTCTGGTTCCGCGACAATGGGCAATCCCTCAAAAAACTCCATCGGCTGATTGTCACCAGCCGTGCCTACAAGCAGAGTGTCGCTACCAACCCCAAGGCCGAGCTGCTCGACACCGACAACCACCTGCTCTGGCGGCAGAACCGGCGGCGGCTTGAGGCAGAAGAGGTGCGCGACAGCGTCCTGGCGGTCAGCGGCGCACTGGACCGGAGAGCGGGCGGCCCCGGCTTTGCCCTCTTTGCCTTCAAAGACGACCACTCACCCATCTACGACCACACCGACCTCGCCCATATCACCGACCCCGCGACCTTCCGCCGGACGGTCTATCGTTTTACCGTGCGCAGTGTCCCCAACCCGCTCCTCGACTGCCTGGACTGCGCCGACCCGAGCATCAACACGCCGGTCCGCAACACCACCCTCACGGCCCTGCAGAGCCTCGCGCTCCTCAACGATCCGTTTCTCATTGACCAATCGGAGCGTTTCGCCAAACGCCTCGCCACGCTCCCCAAAAACCAGCAAGTGACGGAGGCGTTTCGGCTCGCGCTAGGCCGCTCTCCCCGCCCCACCGAGCACGCCCAGACACTCGCCTTTGTCCAGAAAAACGGCCTAGAGAACCTCTGCCGCCTGCTCTTCAACACCAGCGAGTTTGTCTTCGTGGACTAG
- a CDS encoding YncE family protein, producing the protein MRRPVLLGIGALGSLVGGALLPLRAQDTTPPAPAVRPALAGNRGPYEVAFTPDGTLALVTEYDEGALAVIERATGRVLRHIPTGGTQPTGVAVTPDGALALVTNSFSGSLAFIDLKTGKTETLPLRGMPWDVVITPDGKRAFVSVSQLDHVAVLELATRKITATLPTGHRPQALALTPDGSTLVAANLTAGTVSYFDTESLAARGTAKVPSVNLRGVAAFPDGRRVFAVGQRAQNERPTETPIGIWSNQAFVQAPGGPRNGIENLWLDLMGTDVSDPDSVVLDARQELAYVTCSGGNSVNVVPVDGEGETRTVSEIGAHPRGLAFTPNKKEIWVANLLGNDLAVLDPVTLQILRRVSLGPTARKDPQLLGRYLFASAKIVKGEQFSCNSCHPDGGTDGISWKFVHVPDALGKQTDRNAKALRGNLAGSAPYRWSGHEPTIQHFVEGELKGLLQTPMVTEAEKAALIDYVGAIPEPPNPYRNPDGTHTPAALRGKLLFEGKAACATCHAGPRFGGQRQAWIGTTPEGVFLQVPRLKGVYDTAPYLHNGKAATLEEVFSQQNANNLHGKIELLSVEERVDLLHYVREL; encoded by the coding sequence ATGAGACGACCTGTACTCCTAGGAATCGGGGCGCTGGGAAGCCTGGTCGGGGGAGCCCTGCTCCCCCTGCGGGCGCAGGACACCACGCCCCCCGCGCCTGCCGTGCGGCCCGCGCTCGCAGGCAACCGTGGCCCCTATGAAGTGGCCTTCACGCCGGATGGGACGCTGGCGCTGGTGACGGAGTACGACGAAGGCGCGCTCGCGGTGATCGAGCGGGCGACGGGGAGAGTTCTCCGGCACATTCCGACCGGCGGAACACAGCCCACGGGCGTGGCGGTCACCCCCGACGGTGCGCTCGCGCTGGTCACCAATAGCTTCAGCGGCTCGCTCGCCTTTATCGATCTCAAGACCGGCAAGACCGAGACGCTCCCCCTGCGCGGGATGCCCTGGGATGTGGTAATCACCCCCGACGGCAAGCGCGCTTTTGTCTCCGTGAGCCAGCTCGACCACGTGGCGGTGCTGGAGCTCGCGACGCGGAAAATCACGGCGACTCTTCCCACGGGGCACCGCCCCCAAGCACTCGCCCTCACCCCCGATGGCAGCACGCTGGTCGCGGCCAACCTCACTGCAGGGACCGTGAGCTACTTCGACACCGAGAGCCTCGCGGCGCGGGGCACGGCCAAGGTGCCGTCGGTGAACCTGCGTGGGGTGGCGGCCTTCCCCGACGGTCGCCGGGTCTTTGCGGTCGGGCAGCGCGCCCAGAACGAGCGGCCCACGGAGACCCCTATCGGAATCTGGTCCAACCAGGCGTTTGTGCAGGCACCCGGCGGCCCACGCAATGGGATCGAGAACCTCTGGCTGGATCTCATGGGCACCGATGTCTCCGACCCGGACTCGGTGGTCCTCGACGCGCGACAAGAGCTCGCCTATGTCACCTGTAGCGGCGGCAATAGTGTCAATGTGGTCCCCGTCGATGGCGAGGGAGAGACACGCACGGTCTCGGAGATCGGGGCGCACCCACGTGGCCTCGCCTTCACCCCAAATAAGAAAGAGATCTGGGTCGCGAACTTACTCGGCAACGACCTGGCCGTCCTCGACCCCGTGACACTCCAGATCCTCCGCCGGGTCTCGCTGGGCCCGACCGCGCGCAAAGACCCCCAGCTCCTGGGCCGCTACCTCTTTGCCAGCGCGAAGATTGTCAAGGGCGAGCAGTTTAGCTGCAACTCCTGCCACCCTGATGGCGGCACGGATGGCATCTCCTGGAAGTTTGTCCATGTCCCCGATGCCCTCGGCAAGCAGACCGACCGCAACGCCAAGGCGCTCCGCGGCAACCTCGCCGGCAGCGCGCCCTACCGCTGGAGTGGCCATGAGCCGACGATCCAGCACTTTGTTGAGGGCGAGCTAAAAGGTCTCTTGCAGACTCCCATGGTCACCGAAGCCGAGAAAGCCGCCTTGATCGACTATGTCGGCGCGATTCCCGAGCCCCCGAATCCCTACCGGAATCCGGATGGGACGCACACTCCTGCGGCACTTCGGGGTAAACTACTCTTTGAAGGAAAAGCCGCCTGCGCCACGTGCCACGCGGGGCCACGGTTCGGGGGCCAGCGCCAGGCCTGGATCGGCACGACACCCGAGGGAGTCTTCCTTCAAGTGCCGCGCCTCAAGGGGGTCTACGACACCGCACCCTATCTGCACAATGGGAAGGCCGCCACCCTGGAGGAGGTATTTTCGCAACAAAATGCGAACAACCTTCATGGAAAGATAGAGCTTCTCTCTGTAGAGGAGCGAGTCGATCTGTTGCACTATGTTCGAGAACTCTAA
- a CDS encoding cytochrome ubiquinol oxidase subunit I — MNYPFWDVPYLGGAWVIGLIAIFHIMIAHFAVGGGLYLALAEHKALKENRRGWLPLIEKHSKFFLILTGVFGTTSGIGIWFAIGLVHPEATSTLIHNFVFGWAIEWVFFIIELTAAAVYYYTWNKIPEQLHLKVGYLYAAASFCTLVIINGILSFMLTPGQTWLSVAGTGQEASKFWFAFFNPTYWPSAVLRVLSCASMAGVWALVTLSRHPEDEEPAEQKIRISLTRWSATWITPMFVLMPLVFLWYLAMVPSDHRALLSLGMTTIGSGAFTQITRIGLLMVMTSGTIAGVVYFFAYKSPKDFSFGHAISVLCLALAATASGEYGREALRKPFVIGGHMYSNSIRKSEIAKLNSEGYLTHSIWAQEAKASGDPKAIGKLVFRGQCMSCHTESGYRSMRRLLGERDLKGINNLLKTLHEQKPDSPYRFYMPPLVGTDDERDALAQYLTTLATPPEVKTKVAAK; from the coding sequence ATGAACTATCCTTTCTGGGACGTCCCCTATCTTGGCGGGGCGTGGGTGATCGGCCTGATCGCCATCTTCCATATCATGATCGCGCACTTCGCGGTCGGGGGCGGGCTCTACCTCGCCCTCGCCGAGCACAAGGCGCTGAAAGAGAACCGGCGCGGCTGGCTGCCGCTGATCGAGAAGCACTCGAAGTTCTTTTTGATCCTGACAGGTGTCTTTGGCACGACATCAGGGATCGGCATCTGGTTTGCCATCGGCCTCGTCCACCCCGAGGCGACCAGCACGCTGATCCACAACTTTGTCTTTGGCTGGGCGATTGAGTGGGTGTTCTTTATTATCGAGCTGACGGCGGCGGCGGTCTACTACTACACCTGGAACAAGATCCCGGAGCAGCTGCACCTCAAAGTGGGCTACCTCTATGCTGCGGCATCGTTCTGCACCCTGGTGATCATCAATGGCATCCTGAGCTTCATGCTCACCCCCGGCCAGACCTGGCTCTCGGTGGCAGGCACGGGGCAGGAGGCGAGCAAGTTCTGGTTTGCCTTCTTCAACCCGACCTACTGGCCCAGCGCCGTCTTGCGCGTTCTGTCTTGCGCGTCGATGGCCGGTGTCTGGGCCCTGGTGACCCTCTCCCGGCACCCGGAGGACGAAGAGCCCGCCGAGCAGAAGATCCGCATCTCCCTCACCCGCTGGAGCGCGACCTGGATCACGCCGATGTTCGTGCTGATGCCGCTGGTCTTTCTCTGGTACCTCGCCATGGTTCCCAGCGACCACCGCGCCCTGCTCTCGCTCGGAATGACCACGATCGGCTCGGGGGCGTTTACGCAGATCACGCGCATCGGGCTGCTGATGGTGATGACCAGCGGGACAATCGCCGGCGTGGTCTACTTCTTTGCCTACAAGTCGCCCAAGGACTTCTCGTTTGGCCACGCGATCTCGGTGCTCTGCCTGGCGCTCGCCGCGACGGCATCCGGGGAGTACGGCCGCGAGGCGCTGCGCAAGCCCTTTGTGATCGGGGGGCACATGTACTCCAATAGCATCCGCAAGTCCGAGATCGCGAAGCTCAATAGCGAGGGCTACCTGACACACTCGATCTGGGCGCAAGAGGCGAAGGCCTCGGGCGACCCGAAGGCGATTGGGAAGCTGGTCTTCCGGGGGCAGTGCATGAGCTGCCACACGGAGAGCGGCTACCGCTCGATGCGTCGGCTACTGGGAGAGCGCGACCTCAAGGGGATCAACAACCTCCTCAAGACGCTCCACGAGCAAAAGCCCGACTCGCCCTATCGCTTCTACATGCCGCCTCTGGTAGGCACCGACGACGAGCGAGACGCGCTGGCGCAGTACCTCACGACCCTGGCGACCCCGCCGGAGGTCAAGACAAAGGTCGCGGCGAAGTAG
- a CDS encoding cytochrome b, which produces MVGNLKPGSKLYEWFNDRLGLDELVAFAQHKTVPVHKHSAWYYWGGISLFCFLVQLFTGVLLLIYYRPGPDAHESVRQITYDIHFGWLIRSVHNWSANGFLLSVFVHMFSVYFMKSYQKPREFGWWSGMALLMLGLLFGFSGYLLPMDDLAFFATKVGLEIPNSVPVVGPTIASLFRGGSEVGEQTVQRFFALHAVVLPLLYLPLLFVHLWLVQKHGMSLPPSEQEKPVAKLKTIPFFPNFLLKDLAMWLIAMNVIALMASLFPWQMGKAADPLAPAPPGIHPEWYFMSPFQLLKIMGNLMPGALGEGVGMGVFTLGLALWCLIPLYDTKSAGGKRARNATYFGLLALGLYIGTTIWGYVGL; this is translated from the coding sequence ATGGTTGGTAACTTAAAACCTGGCTCCAAGCTCTACGAGTGGTTCAACGACCGGCTCGGGCTGGACGAGCTCGTGGCCTTTGCCCAGCACAAGACTGTCCCCGTGCACAAGCACTCGGCGTGGTACTACTGGGGCGGCATCTCGCTGTTCTGCTTCTTAGTCCAGCTCTTTACGGGTGTCTTGTTGCTCATCTACTACCGCCCCGGCCCCGATGCCCATGAGTCCGTGCGGCAGATCACCTACGACATCCACTTTGGCTGGCTGATCCGCTCGGTGCACAACTGGAGCGCCAATGGCTTTCTGCTCTCAGTGTTTGTGCACATGTTCTCGGTGTACTTTATGAAGAGCTACCAGAAGCCGCGCGAGTTCGGCTGGTGGAGTGGCATGGCGCTCCTGATGCTCGGGCTGCTCTTTGGCTTCAGCGGCTACCTGCTGCCCATGGACGACCTGGCGTTCTTTGCGACCAAAGTGGGGCTGGAAATCCCGAACTCCGTCCCCGTGGTAGGCCCGACCATCGCCAGCCTCTTCCGGGGCGGCTCCGAGGTCGGCGAGCAGACCGTCCAGCGCTTCTTCGCGCTCCACGCGGTTGTCCTGCCCCTGCTCTACCTGCCGTTGCTCTTTGTCCACCTCTGGCTGGTGCAGAAGCACGGGATGTCGCTGCCGCCTAGCGAGCAAGAGAAGCCGGTGGCCAAGCTCAAGACCATCCCCTTCTTCCCCAACTTCCTGCTGAAAGACCTGGCGATGTGGCTGATCGCGATGAACGTCATTGCGCTAATGGCCTCGCTCTTTCCCTGGCAGATGGGAAAGGCCGCCGACCCGCTCGCCCCGGCTCCTCCCGGAATCCACCCCGAGTGGTACTTCATGAGCCCCTTCCAGCTCCTGAAGATCATGGGCAACCTCATGCCCGGCGCGCTGGGTGAGGGAGTCGGGATGGGAGTCTTCACGCTGGGGCTGGCGCTCTGGTGCCTGATCCCCCTCTACGACACGAAAAGTGCGGGTGGGAAGCGAGCACGCAACGCGACTTACTTTGGGCTGCTGGCGCTGGGGCTCTACATCGGCACGACTATCTGGGGGTATGTGGGGCTATGA
- a CDS encoding ubiquinol-cytochrome c reductase iron-sulfur subunit, with the protein MSVELPMNPAESEDENDEKGLTRGSFVKVAIGGMCVGYAGIIGYPIYRYLNSPVEKSAAMAAVSEVALKDADKLPLGTAMMFRFGPHPSMLIHHKDGSWVALDAVCTHLACTVQYHPEEDAIVCACHGGRYDSKTGENVSGPPPKPLTKFVAKVSPGSVVVTRA; encoded by the coding sequence ATGAGTGTCGAGCTCCCGATGAACCCGGCAGAGTCCGAGGACGAGAACGACGAAAAGGGGCTGACCCGTGGCAGCTTTGTGAAGGTGGCGATCGGCGGGATGTGTGTGGGCTACGCTGGGATTATCGGCTACCCGATCTACCGCTACCTGAACTCCCCCGTGGAGAAGTCCGCCGCCATGGCCGCGGTCTCCGAGGTCGCGCTCAAAGATGCCGACAAGCTCCCGCTGGGCACGGCGATGATGTTTCGTTTCGGCCCGCACCCGTCGATGCTGATCCACCACAAGGACGGCTCCTGGGTGGCCCTCGATGCGGTCTGCACGCACCTAGCCTGCACGGTCCAGTACCACCCCGAAGAGGATGCGATTGTCTGTGCCTGCCACGGCGGGCGCTACGACTCCAAGACCGGCGAGAATGTCAGCGGCCCCCCGCCCAAGCCTCTCACCAAGTTTGTCGCAAAAGTCAGCCCCGGCTCCGTGGTGGTGACAAGGGCGTAA
- a CDS encoding DUF1501 domain-containing protein has protein sequence MLDALALTILENQTLHHKPKAKRVVQLFMSGAASQCDTFDYKPELIKRRGEKFDPGGKVELFQSAPGVVMPSPWEWKRYGKSGRWVSGLFPHLADCVDDMAFLYAMVAKSNVHGPATFMQNTGFVLPGFPSMGAWLSYGLGSLNENLPTFVVLPDNRGVPPNGPANWGAGFLPATHQGTVVKAGAKTPIYDLFPPERPYLTPQSERESQVLLQKLNKEHQATRPGDTRLSARLQSYALAARLQLSAPEVLDIAGESPETRRLYGIDDPITADLGRRCLTARRLLERGVRFVQIWSGADNGFPRRNWDSHEDLARDHGMLGAELDRPAAALLKDLKARGLLDDTIVIWTTEFGRMPCSQGGKGRDHNPAAFTSWMAGGGIKGGASYGESDEWSFRAAVNPTYCYDQHATVLHLLGIDHKRLSFRHNGIDRRLTDVHGNVITELLA, from the coding sequence ATGCTGGATGCACTGGCGCTGACGATCTTGGAGAACCAAACACTACACCATAAACCCAAGGCAAAGCGGGTGGTGCAACTGTTTATGTCCGGTGCCGCCAGCCAGTGCGACACGTTCGACTACAAGCCGGAGCTCATAAAACGCCGCGGCGAGAAGTTCGATCCGGGCGGAAAAGTGGAGCTGTTCCAGAGCGCGCCAGGGGTGGTGATGCCCTCGCCGTGGGAGTGGAAGCGCTACGGCAAGAGCGGGCGCTGGGTGAGCGGGCTCTTTCCCCACCTCGCGGACTGTGTCGATGACATGGCGTTTCTCTACGCGATGGTCGCCAAGTCCAATGTCCACGGCCCGGCGACTTTTATGCAGAACACGGGCTTTGTGCTACCCGGTTTTCCCAGCATGGGCGCGTGGCTAAGCTATGGCCTCGGCTCGCTCAATGAGAACCTGCCGACCTTTGTAGTGCTCCCCGATAACCGTGGCGTCCCGCCCAACGGCCCGGCGAACTGGGGCGCGGGGTTTCTCCCGGCGACGCACCAGGGGACCGTGGTAAAAGCCGGGGCGAAGACCCCAATCTATGATCTGTTTCCCCCGGAGCGGCCGTATCTGACGCCCCAGAGCGAGCGCGAGAGCCAGGTGCTCCTGCAGAAGCTCAACAAAGAACACCAGGCCACGCGCCCTGGCGACACGCGCCTGAGTGCCCGCCTGCAGTCCTACGCCCTCGCCGCACGGCTCCAGCTCTCCGCGCCCGAGGTGCTCGATATCGCCGGGGAGTCGCCGGAGACCCGCAGGCTCTACGGCATCGACGATCCCATCACGGCCGATCTGGGGCGGCGCTGCCTGACCGCGCGGCGGCTCCTGGAGCGCGGCGTCCGCTTTGTGCAGATCTGGAGCGGCGCGGACAATGGCTTCCCCCGGCGCAACTGGGACTCACACGAGGACCTCGCACGCGACCACGGGATGCTCGGCGCGGAGCTCGACAGGCCCGCCGCTGCGCTCCTCAAGGACCTCAAGGCACGCGGCCTGCTCGACGATACGATCGTGATCTGGACCACGGAGTTCGGGCGGATGCCCTGCAGCCAAGGGGGCAAGGGCCGCGACCATAATCCGGCGGCGTTTACCAGCTGGATGGCCGGCGGCGGGATCAAAGGCGGCGCGAGCTACGGCGAGAGCGATGAGTGGAGCTTCCGCGCCGCCGTGAACCCGACCTACTGCTACGACCAGCACGCCACCGTGCTCCACCTGCTGGGAATCGACCACAAGCGCCTCTCATTCCGGCACAACGGCATCGACCGACGCCTCACCGATGTCCATGGGAACGTCATCACCGAGCTCTTGGCCTAA
- a CDS encoding FAD-dependent oxidoreductase, translating to MPETWPVTFETDVCVVGGGPAGIAAALSAARSGARVLLIERMGFLGGSATAMQVPAFAPFSDRTRAIVRGIGWEVLTEHQKRLGRPLPTPDSYNVPQDKGRMDWVPLDVELLKRLYDELCEAAGVTVLFHTFVAETSPLAPLPGARSSLGKGNPSLNPLPQGGTTVWGRGQGERLDRLTSLTLANKAGLSLARAKVFIDATGDGDLAARAGCAFEQGDDNGKTQGMTLCFTVAGGSRTKYLEHVYTTGDGYLAKLVEQAKSDGTWELPDSSLVGMSFKSESVAGCNLGHVYGHDATDPLSVSIAEREGRRVVEKLLRFLRAYVPGQEAVELISSGPHIGVRESRRIVGEYTLTLDDYLACRTFPDDIARCAYFIDLHAVTTEAAARAKQVTDGEKRSYALPAGQSHGIPYRCLIPQGIENLLVAGRCLSAERAVQGATRVMPYAFATGEAAGLAAALSLAGNGAVRAVNIPELQRRLLAQGAWLGDVAGD from the coding sequence ATGCCGGAGACCTGGCCGGTAACTTTTGAGACCGATGTCTGTGTCGTGGGCGGCGGCCCGGCGGGGATCGCGGCAGCACTGAGTGCCGCCCGAAGTGGCGCACGTGTCTTGCTGATCGAGCGAATGGGCTTTCTGGGCGGCTCGGCCACCGCGATGCAGGTGCCCGCCTTCGCCCCCTTCTCCGACCGCACCCGCGCCATTGTCCGCGGGATCGGCTGGGAGGTCCTCACGGAGCACCAGAAGCGCCTAGGTCGCCCCCTCCCTACCCCCGACTCCTACAACGTCCCCCAAGACAAGGGCCGCATGGACTGGGTGCCGCTGGATGTCGAGCTCCTCAAGCGCCTCTACGACGAGCTCTGCGAAGCGGCGGGCGTCACCGTGCTCTTCCATACGTTTGTGGCGGAAACCTCTCCCCTAGCCCCTCTCCCAGGCGCTCGTTCCTCGCTGGGAAAGGGGAACCCGAGTCTGAACCCCCTTCCCCAAGGAGGAACGACTGTCTGGGGGAGGGGGCAGGGGGAGAGGTTAGACAGGTTAACTTCCCTCACCCTCGCCAACAAAGCCGGGCTGTCCCTCGCAAGAGCGAAAGTCTTTATCGATGCCACCGGCGATGGTGATCTGGCCGCCCGCGCGGGGTGTGCCTTCGAGCAGGGCGACGACAACGGCAAGACCCAAGGCATGACGCTCTGCTTCACGGTGGCGGGCGGCTCGCGGACCAAGTACCTGGAGCATGTCTACACCACCGGCGATGGCTATCTGGCAAAGCTGGTTGAGCAGGCAAAGTCAGACGGCACCTGGGAGCTACCCGATAGCTCGCTGGTGGGGATGAGCTTCAAGAGCGAGAGTGTGGCGGGGTGCAACCTGGGCCATGTCTACGGCCACGATGCCACCGACCCGCTCTCGGTGAGCATCGCCGAGCGCGAGGGACGGCGCGTGGTCGAGAAGCTCCTGCGCTTTCTGCGTGCCTATGTCCCCGGCCAGGAGGCAGTCGAGCTGATCTCCAGCGGGCCACACATCGGGGTGCGCGAGTCCCGACGCATTGTGGGAGAGTACACGCTCACCCTCGACGACTACCTCGCGTGCCGGACCTTCCCCGACGATATCGCACGGTGTGCCTACTTTATCGACCTCCACGCGGTCACCACGGAGGCTGCCGCGCGTGCCAAGCAAGTCACCGACGGAGAGAAGCGCTCCTACGCGCTCCCCGCTGGCCAGAGCCACGGGATTCCCTACCGCTGTTTAATCCCCCAGGGCATCGAGAACCTACTTGTGGCCGGCCGTTGCCTCTCTGCTGAGCGCGCGGTCCAGGGTGCCACCCGTGTCATGCCCTACGCCTTCGCCACCGGAGAGGCCGCCGGGCTCGCCGCCGCGCTCAGCCTTGCAGGAAATGGAGCCGTCCGTGCCGTAAACATACCCGAGCTACAGCGCCGCTTGCTCGCCCAAGGGGCTTGGCTCGGGGATGTCGCCGGGGATTGA